A single window of Larimichthys crocea isolate SSNF chromosome XII, L_crocea_2.0, whole genome shotgun sequence DNA harbors:
- the lfng gene encoding beta-1,3-N-acetylglucosaminyltransferase lunatic fringe — MLKNNAKKTAITVVSTACLCLLLLLVAVQHHRVQVDEETNGEEAGTRSLLQEVQEEQEDAQLGSAPVKSGFSAYFTKLTRGRREVEKPARSSAPAADPPPAEDISADDIFIAVKTTKKFHQSRLNLLLDTWISRNMQQTYIFTDGEDEELKKKIGNHAINTNCSAAHSRQALSCKMAVEYDKFIESGKKWFCHVDDDNYVNVRTLVKFLSQYPHTQDMYLGKPSLDRPIEATERLGDNKMKPVNFWFATGGAGFCVSRGLALKMSPWASGGHFMNTAEKIRLPDDCTIGYIIESVLGVPLTRSNLFHSHLENLQLVSRSEIHKQITLSYGMFENKSNIINLKGAFPVEEDPSRFKSVHCLLYPDTPWCPPQVAF; from the exons ATGTTGAAGAATAATGCAAAGAAGACAGCTATCACTGTAGTCAGCACAGCATGTCTCTGCCTGTTGCTGCTCCTGGTTGCTGTGCAGCATCACCGCGTTCAGGTGGATGAGGAGACGAACGGAGAGGAAGCCGGGACGCGCTCTCTCCTCCAAGAGGtacaggaggagcaggaggacgcGCAACTCGGCAGCGCGCCGGTCAAGAGCGGATTCTCAGCGTACTTCACCAAACTGACCCGGGGACGGAGGGAAGTGGAGAAACCCGCACGCTCCTCTGCGCCCGCAGCCGACCCGCCTCCAGCTGAGGACATCAGCGCCGATGACATCTTCATCGCTGTGAAGACCACGAAGAAGTTCCATCAGTCCAGGTTGAATCTGCTTCTGGACACCTGGATCTCAAGAAACATGCAGCAG aCCTACATCTTTACGGACGGAGAAGATGAggagctaaaaaagaaaattg GGAACCATGCAATCAACACAAACTGCTCTGCAGCTCATAGCCGACAAGCTCTGTCTTGCAAAATGGCAGTGGAATATGACAAGTTTATAGAGTCTGGGAAAAA GTGGTTCTGTCATGTGGATGATGATAACTACGTGAATGTTCGGACTCTGGTGAAGTTCCTATCCCAGTACCCCCACACCCAGGACATGTACCTCGGTAAACCCAGTCTGGACCGGCCCATAGAGGCCACAGAGAGACTGGGGGACAATAAGATG AAACCAGTCAACTTCTGGTTTGCCACTGGAGGAGCAGGTTTCTGTGTGAGCCGGGGTCTGGCACTGAAGATGAGCCCATGGGCCAG TGGTGGTCACTTCATGAATACGGCGGAGAAGATTCGCCTGCCTGACGATTGCACCATCGGCTACATCATCGAGTCGGTTCTGGGGGTTCCTCTGACCCGCAGCAACCTGTTTCACTCCCACCTGGAGAACCTGCAACTAGTATCAAGAtctgaaatacacaaacag ATCACCCTCAGTTATGGGATGTTTGAAAACAAGAGCAACATCATCAATTTGAAAGGGGCTTTTCCCGTGGAGGAGGATCCATCAAG GTTCAAGTCTGTGCACTGTCTCCTGTATCCAGACACCCCATGGTGTCCACCTCAGGTTGCCTTTTAG